In one Umezawaea sp. Da 62-37 genomic region, the following are encoded:
- a CDS encoding multidrug efflux SMR transporter codes for MLTYLIFAVAVLGEVAATVSLKVSAGFTRPVPTVIVVVGYLIAFTALAKVLERGMPIGLAYAVWSAFGIAAIAGIGAVFFGERLTPTMVVGLALVICGVITIELGSAP; via the coding sequence GTGCTCACCTACTTGATCTTCGCGGTCGCGGTGCTCGGCGAGGTGGCCGCGACGGTCTCGCTGAAGGTGTCGGCGGGCTTCACCAGGCCCGTTCCCACCGTCATCGTGGTCGTCGGCTACCTGATCGCGTTCACGGCGCTGGCCAAGGTCCTCGAACGCGGGATGCCCATCGGGCTCGCCTACGCGGTGTGGAGCGCCTTCGGCATCGCCGCGATCGCGGGCATCGGAGCCGTGTTCTTCGGCGAACGGCTGACGCCCACTATGGTCGTCGGCCTCGCCCTGGTGATCTGCGGCGTGATCACGATCGAGTTGGGGAGCGCGCCCTGA
- a CDS encoding substrate-binding domain-containing protein, with product MNPLSPDGPPAEAFAYRLVRLREEVGLSLADVAAASGYSEPALAHATDGHALPAWELTSAYITACGDNPEQWRPWWDHAKSTAAAAPAPVAAASAVTTTGSALRFSSSPRARWGVGIAFLLVVLVVLGFVFWPKGGGGSGSAPEVATALPTCSNPTANLTVAASVDKPKQMAELAAGYGAHEADGQCVKVDVTSVDSGTAMAALARGWTEKDGRKPDVWSPAASVWLPLAKQLATPETKALFPDEDSGPAITTSPSIIAMPEPMARALGWPEAKIGWEDIATWAGDPHFWATKGHPEWGAFKLGKTNPTYSTSGLHATLGALFSANGSIRELRPDDVDKEAVAQRMKAIEHSVVHYGKTTLTFLSNLRQAEADGDEAAGLGYISAVTMSENSVIAYNAGYTCGSYSDDEGCTKTDPPKTKLVAVYPKEGLLYSDHPFIELNGLDAAKSAVADDFLSYLHSDEVQREFAKYGFRDYKEQPIDPDGPAYGWLPKAETKSLGNPTNEVVAKVLASWTKLRKPTNVLVCIDSSLSMEEKVPGTGATKLELVKPAIRQLAEGFSDSDRVGLWKFSSGIGANGSDFVPLVPIGPMDGTRRQDLAANIDGLTADGATGLYDTIDAAVDSVRGTYDPNSINAVVLLTDGVNDKARGIQAPDELIAAIRAKDASGDKPVRVFTIAYGSELDANNKAGAEALATVSKGTGAKKYDAKDPTTITNVVIDVLSNF from the coding sequence ATGAACCCGTTGAGCCCCGACGGCCCGCCCGCGGAGGCGTTCGCCTACCGGCTGGTCCGGCTGCGCGAGGAGGTCGGGCTGAGCCTGGCCGACGTGGCGGCGGCGTCGGGCTACTCCGAACCGGCACTGGCGCACGCCACCGACGGCCACGCGCTGCCCGCGTGGGAGCTGACCAGCGCCTACATCACGGCCTGCGGCGACAACCCCGAGCAGTGGCGCCCGTGGTGGGACCACGCGAAGTCCACGGCCGCGGCGGCACCCGCCCCCGTGGCCGCGGCGTCGGCCGTGACGACGACGGGCTCGGCGCTCCGGTTCAGCAGCAGCCCCCGCGCGCGCTGGGGCGTCGGCATCGCCTTCCTGCTCGTGGTGCTGGTGGTGCTCGGGTTCGTGTTCTGGCCGAAGGGCGGCGGTGGTTCCGGGTCGGCGCCGGAGGTGGCCACGGCCCTGCCCACCTGCTCGAACCCCACCGCGAACCTGACGGTCGCCGCGTCGGTGGACAAGCCGAAGCAGATGGCCGAGCTCGCGGCGGGTTACGGCGCGCACGAGGCGGACGGCCAGTGCGTCAAGGTCGACGTGACGTCGGTCGACTCCGGCACGGCGATGGCCGCGCTGGCGCGCGGGTGGACCGAGAAGGACGGCCGCAAGCCCGACGTGTGGTCGCCCGCCGCGTCGGTGTGGCTGCCGCTGGCCAAGCAGCTGGCCACGCCGGAGACGAAGGCGCTGTTCCCGGACGAGGACAGCGGCCCGGCGATCACGACCAGCCCGTCGATCATCGCGATGCCGGAGCCGATGGCCCGCGCGCTCGGCTGGCCGGAGGCGAAGATCGGCTGGGAGGACATCGCCACCTGGGCCGGTGACCCGCACTTCTGGGCGACCAAGGGCCACCCCGAGTGGGGCGCGTTCAAGCTGGGCAAGACCAACCCGACCTACTCCACGTCCGGGCTGCACGCCACCCTCGGCGCGCTGTTCTCGGCCAACGGCAGCATCCGCGAGCTGCGGCCGGACGACGTGGACAAGGAGGCCGTGGCGCAGCGGATGAAGGCGATCGAGCACTCCGTCGTGCACTACGGCAAGACCACGCTGACGTTCCTGTCGAACCTGCGGCAGGCCGAGGCCGACGGCGACGAGGCCGCGGGCCTCGGCTACATCTCGGCGGTCACGATGTCGGAGAACTCGGTGATCGCCTACAACGCCGGGTACACCTGCGGGTCCTACAGCGACGACGAGGGCTGCACGAAGACCGACCCGCCGAAGACGAAGCTGGTCGCTGTCTACCCCAAGGAAGGCCTGCTGTACTCCGACCACCCGTTCATCGAGCTCAACGGGCTCGACGCGGCCAAGAGCGCGGTGGCCGACGACTTCCTCTCCTACCTGCACTCCGACGAGGTGCAGCGCGAGTTCGCCAAGTACGGGTTCCGGGACTACAAGGAGCAGCCGATCGACCCCGACGGGCCCGCCTACGGGTGGCTGCCGAAGGCGGAGACCAAGTCGCTCGGCAACCCGACCAACGAGGTCGTCGCCAAGGTCCTGGCCAGCTGGACGAAGCTGCGCAAGCCCACGAACGTGCTGGTGTGCATCGACTCCTCGCTGTCGATGGAGGAGAAGGTCCCCGGCACCGGAGCCACGAAGCTGGAACTCGTGAAGCCCGCGATCCGCCAGCTCGCCGAGGGGTTCAGCGACTCCGACCGGGTCGGGCTGTGGAAGTTCTCCTCCGGCATCGGGGCGAACGGCTCGGACTTCGTGCCGCTGGTGCCGATCGGGCCGATGGACGGCACGCGCAGGCAGGACCTCGCGGCCAACATCGACGGGCTGACGGCGGACGGCGCGACCGGGCTCTACGACACGATCGACGCGGCGGTGGACTCGGTGCGCGGCACCTACGACCCGAACTCGATCAACGCGGTGGTGCTGCTCACCGACGGGGTCAACGACAAGGCGCGCGGCATCCAGGCGCCCGACGAGCTGATCGCCGCCATCAGGGCCAAGGACGCGTCGGGCGACAAGCCGGTGCGGGTGTTCACCATCGCCTACGGCAGCGAGCTGGACGCCAACAACAAGGCGGGCGCCGAGGCGCTGGCGACGGTCTCCAAGGGCACCGGCGCGAAGAAGTACGACGCCAAGGACCCGACGACGATCACCAACGTGGTCATCGACGTGCTGTCGAACTTCTGA
- a CDS encoding (Fe-S)-binding protein — MGALQLVLGIIGVAVSVVAWAVFVSGAVRMVRIIRLGQPDPTRTGPFGPRLRTMVVEFVAHTRMAKVRSVAPWHWMVMWGFLLGSAVLFEAYGEIFDPAFHWPVIGTWAPWLLLVELLGIGTVVGGVALAIIRQLNHPRRADRVSRFAGSSFKSAYFVEAVVIVEGLGMLGVKAFKQSSGLEDPPLWSSFVTGPLSELLPASTDWVSIMALVKLLSGMIWLAVVGKNLTMGVAWHRFSAFFNIYFKREDDGSVALGALRPMMSGGKVLDLEEADPDEDVFGVGKVEDFTWKGLLDFSTCTECGRCQSQCPAWNTGKPLSPKLLITQLRDHANAKAPYLLAGGRKDMAGDEVGITGDDYQKRLESINVLALAEAERPLIGGPDEMGVIDPDMLWSCTSCGACVEQCPVDIEHVDHIVDMRRYQVLIESNFPSELGGMFKNLENKGNPWGQNSKDRLAWTEGLDFEVPVFDGELGDAEYLFWVGCAGAFEDRAKKTTRAVAELLDTAGVSYTVLGPEETCTGDPARRAGNEFLFQMLAQQNVEVLNSVFEGREPGKRKIVVTCAHCFNTLANEYPQVGGQYEVVHHTQLLNKLVRERRLVPVSEVTEDITYHDPCYLGRHNKVYDAPRELLGASGTTLREMPRHGDRSMCCGAGGARMWMEERIGKRINVDRVDEALGTAPSKIATGCPFCRVMLTDGLTARQNEGKAAAHIEVVDVAQLLLTSVRRGLEKPVDTPADTPTDEVPTGTPLPTEDKTPSS; from the coding sequence ATGGGAGCCCTGCAACTGGTCCTCGGCATCATCGGCGTGGCCGTCAGCGTCGTGGCTTGGGCCGTCTTCGTCTCCGGCGCCGTCCGGATGGTGCGGATCATCCGACTCGGCCAGCCCGACCCGACCCGCACCGGACCGTTCGGGCCGCGGCTGCGGACGATGGTCGTCGAGTTCGTCGCGCACACCCGGATGGCCAAGGTGCGCAGCGTCGCCCCGTGGCACTGGATGGTGATGTGGGGCTTCCTGCTCGGCTCCGCCGTGCTGTTCGAGGCCTACGGCGAGATCTTCGACCCCGCGTTCCACTGGCCCGTCATCGGCACGTGGGCGCCGTGGCTGCTGCTGGTGGAACTCCTCGGCATCGGCACCGTCGTCGGCGGCGTGGCGCTCGCGATCATCCGCCAGCTCAACCACCCCCGGCGCGCGGACCGCGTGTCCCGCTTCGCCGGGTCGAGCTTCAAGTCGGCGTACTTCGTCGAAGCGGTGGTGATCGTCGAGGGTCTCGGCATGCTCGGCGTGAAGGCGTTCAAGCAGTCCAGCGGCCTCGAGGACCCGCCGCTGTGGTCCAGCTTCGTGACGGGGCCACTGTCCGAACTGCTGCCCGCGTCGACGGACTGGGTCTCGATCATGGCCCTGGTCAAGCTGCTGTCCGGCATGATCTGGCTGGCCGTCGTCGGCAAGAACCTCACCATGGGCGTCGCCTGGCACCGGTTCAGCGCGTTCTTCAACATCTACTTCAAGCGCGAGGACGACGGCTCCGTCGCGCTCGGCGCGCTGCGCCCGATGATGAGCGGCGGCAAGGTCCTCGACCTGGAGGAGGCCGACCCCGACGAGGACGTGTTCGGCGTCGGCAAGGTCGAGGACTTCACCTGGAAGGGCCTGCTGGACTTCAGCACCTGCACCGAGTGCGGCCGCTGCCAGTCCCAGTGCCCGGCGTGGAACACCGGCAAGCCGCTGTCCCCCAAGCTGCTGATCACCCAGCTCCGCGACCACGCGAACGCCAAGGCCCCGTACCTGCTGGCGGGCGGCCGCAAGGACATGGCGGGCGACGAGGTCGGCATCACCGGCGACGACTACCAGAAGCGCCTGGAGTCCATCAACGTCCTGGCGCTAGCCGAAGCCGAACGCCCCCTGATCGGCGGCCCCGACGAGATGGGCGTCATCGACCCCGACATGCTCTGGTCCTGCACCAGCTGCGGCGCCTGCGTCGAGCAGTGCCCCGTGGACATCGAGCACGTCGACCACATCGTCGACATGCGCCGCTACCAGGTGCTCATCGAGTCGAACTTCCCGTCCGAGCTGGGCGGCATGTTCAAGAACCTGGAGAACAAGGGCAACCCCTGGGGCCAGAACTCCAAGGACAGGCTGGCGTGGACCGAGGGCCTCGACTTCGAGGTGCCCGTCTTCGACGGCGAACTCGGCGACGCCGAGTACCTCTTCTGGGTCGGCTGCGCGGGCGCCTTCGAGGACCGCGCCAAGAAGACCACCCGCGCCGTCGCCGAGTTGCTGGACACCGCGGGCGTCTCCTACACCGTCCTAGGACCGGAGGAGACCTGCACCGGCGACCCGGCGCGGCGCGCGGGCAACGAGTTCCTGTTCCAGATGCTCGCCCAGCAGAACGTCGAGGTCCTCAACTCCGTCTTCGAGGGACGCGAACCCGGCAAGCGCAAGATCGTCGTCACCTGCGCCCACTGCTTCAACACCCTCGCCAACGAGTACCCGCAGGTCGGCGGCCAGTACGAGGTCGTCCACCACACCCAACTGCTCAACAAGCTCGTCCGCGAACGCAGGCTGGTCCCGGTCTCCGAGGTCACCGAGGACATCACCTACCACGACCCCTGCTACCTCGGACGGCACAACAAGGTCTACGACGCGCCCCGCGAACTCCTCGGCGCCTCCGGCACCACGCTCCGCGAAATGCCCCGCCACGGCGACCGCTCCATGTGCTGCGGCGCGGGCGGCGCGCGGATGTGGATGGAGGAGCGGATCGGCAAGCGCATCAACGTCGACCGCGTCGACGAAGCCCTCGGCACCGCCCCGTCGAAGATCGCCACCGGCTGCCCGTTCTGCCGCGTCATGCTCACCGACGGCCTGACCGCCCGGCAGAACGAGGGCAAGGCGGCTGCGCACATCGAGGTCGTCGACGTCGCCCAACTGCTGCTCACCTCCGTCCGCCGCGGCCTGGAGAAGCCCGTCGACACCCCGGCCGACACCCCCACGGACGAAGTCCCCACCGGCACACCGCTGCCGACGGAGGACAAGACTCCGAGCAGCTGA
- a CDS encoding cation diffusion facilitator family transporter: MSEDAADQGSESKVTVVLALAVNLAIAIMKAVAGIITGSAAILSEAAHSVADTFTEALLLTALRRSDKPADRKHPFGYGKERYFWSLLAAVSIFASGAMFAFYEGFRTVFGEAEEQTRPLVGYIVLALAFAMESVSWAQAVRQVRRESKAQDRSIVEYLKLSDDPTVKTVFLEDSAALTGLLIAFAGVGLHQLTGSSVWDGVASLAIGVLLAAVAYSLARTNRGLLIGRQADPVMIKAIGQRLREAPEVEAVVDLLSMLTGTDRVLLCARLDFDDALGAADLERACVRIDGELRAEFPDLDEIFLEPVPRNDPAMRERVLSRYGFNL, from the coding sequence ATGAGCGAGGACGCGGCAGATCAGGGCAGCGAGAGCAAGGTCACCGTGGTGCTGGCCCTCGCCGTGAACCTTGCCATCGCGATCATGAAAGCGGTGGCGGGGATCATCACTGGGTCGGCGGCGATCCTGTCGGAGGCCGCCCACTCGGTCGCCGACACGTTCACCGAGGCCCTGCTGCTGACCGCCCTGCGCAGGTCGGACAAGCCCGCGGACCGCAAGCACCCCTTCGGCTACGGCAAGGAGCGGTACTTCTGGTCGCTGCTCGCCGCCGTGTCGATCTTCGCGTCCGGCGCGATGTTCGCGTTCTACGAGGGCTTCCGCACGGTGTTCGGCGAAGCCGAGGAGCAGACGCGGCCGCTGGTCGGCTACATCGTGCTGGCGCTCGCGTTCGCCATGGAGTCCGTGTCGTGGGCGCAGGCGGTCCGCCAGGTCCGCCGCGAGTCCAAGGCGCAGGACCGCTCGATCGTCGAGTACCTGAAGCTGTCCGACGACCCGACGGTGAAGACCGTGTTCCTGGAGGACTCGGCGGCGCTGACCGGCCTGCTGATCGCGTTCGCCGGTGTCGGCCTGCACCAGCTCACCGGCTCCTCGGTGTGGGACGGCGTCGCGTCGCTCGCCATCGGCGTGCTCCTCGCGGCCGTCGCGTACTCGCTCGCGCGCACCAACCGCGGCCTGCTCATCGGCCGCCAGGCCGACCCCGTGATGATCAAGGCCATCGGTCAGCGGCTGCGCGAGGCACCCGAGGTCGAGGCCGTGGTAGACCTGCTCAGCATGCTCACCGGCACCGACCGCGTGCTCCTGTGCGCCCGCCTCGACTTCGACGACGCGCTGGGCGCGGCCGACCTGGAACGCGCCTGCGTGCGCATCGATGGCGAACTGCGCGCCGAGTTCCCCGACCTCGACGAGATCTTCTTGGAGCCCGTTCCCCGTAACGATCCCGCGATGCGCGAACGCGTCCTGTCCCGCTACGGCTTCAACCTCTAG
- a CDS encoding phage holin family protein translates to MGFLVQVLLTAVAVWVSTVIPGIDLGEASTPAKIGTLVLVALVFGLINAIIKPVVKLLGCVFYLLTLGLFGLVVNGLLFWLAGYISEAVGLPFEVTGFWPAFWGAIIVAITGWVLNIVYEKVTDEA, encoded by the coding sequence ATGGGATTCTTGGTGCAGGTGCTGTTGACGGCGGTAGCGGTGTGGGTGTCCACCGTGATCCCCGGCATCGATCTGGGTGAGGCGTCCACCCCGGCGAAGATCGGCACGCTGGTGCTGGTGGCACTCGTCTTCGGCCTGATCAACGCGATCATCAAGCCGGTGGTGAAGCTCCTCGGCTGCGTCTTCTACCTCCTGACCCTCGGACTCTTCGGCCTGGTCGTGAACGGCCTGCTGTTCTGGCTCGCGGGCTACATCTCCGAGGCGGTCGGCCTGCCGTTCGAGGTCACCGGCTTCTGGCCCGCGTTCTGGGGCGCGATCATCGTCGCCATCACGGGCTGGGTGCTGAATATCGTGTACGAGAAGGTGACCGACGAGGCCTGA
- the dcd gene encoding dCTP deaminase gives MLLSDRDLRKEVESGRLLLDPFDGEMVQPSSIDVRLDRFFRVFNNTKYTHIDPSIQQDDLTSLVEAEADEPFVLHPGEFVLGSTFEKVTLPDDLAGRLEGKSSLGRLGLLTHSTAGFIDPGFSGHITLELSNVANLPITLWPGMKIGQLCLFQLSSAAEFPYGSAQAGSRYQGQRGPTPSRAYLNFHRTDTNR, from the coding sequence GTGTTGCTGAGTGATCGTGATCTGCGCAAAGAGGTCGAGTCCGGTCGGTTGCTGCTCGACCCGTTCGACGGGGAGATGGTGCAGCCGTCGAGCATCGACGTCCGACTCGACCGGTTCTTCCGGGTCTTCAACAACACCAAGTACACGCACATCGATCCGTCGATCCAGCAGGACGACCTGACGTCGCTGGTGGAGGCGGAGGCGGACGAGCCGTTCGTGCTGCATCCCGGTGAGTTCGTGCTGGGGTCGACGTTCGAGAAGGTGACGTTGCCGGACGACCTGGCGGGGCGGTTGGAGGGCAAGTCGTCGTTGGGGCGGTTGGGGCTGTTGACGCACTCGACGGCGGGGTTCATCGATCCGGGGTTCTCGGGGCACATCACGTTGGAGCTGTCGAACGTGGCGAACCTGCCGATCACGCTGTGGCCCGGCATGAAGATCGGGCAGCTCTGCCTGTTCCAGTTGAGCAGCGCGGCCGAGTTCCCGTACGGGTCGGCGCAGGCGGGGTCGCGGTACCAGGGGCAGCGGGGGCCGACGCCGTCGCGGGCCTACCTGAACTTCCACCGGACGGACACGAACCGCTAG
- a CDS encoding sodium:solute symporter family protein: MVAIGIWSRGRVKNIADFFTAGGKMPWWLSGISHHMSGYSAVMFVAFAAEAYRLGLTVYIWWSLTIGIGVGIGAFLFAGRWNRLRAKHGVASPLEYLARRYNVPTQQLMAWCGAVLKVVDIAAKWAAVSILLRGFAGVPIVWGIVLIGAVTMVYSVLGGLWADALTDMGQFVIQGAAGIAMFVAVAAHLGGISFTWTIWDKLPESHSDPLSGPYTLTFFMALFLIKTLEYNGGMWNLAQRYMAAPSGAAAKRSALLSAGLWLVWPLVLFFPMWAAPLIVPGMDGNAEQAYVEMGKAMLPAGMIGLVLAGFFSHTMAMVSSDANVISAVITRDMLPKLWKGITRLNADAQLKLARVTTFLFIGFSMVIAITSGGQGFVLKVVVDLVAATMGPIAIPLMLGLLPWFRKFGPSAAIASVVGGLGVWAFLYIEQLQKAAFVTKGVLVATPLIVSLILYIGFGLLKPEPSEDRDLLLESLNSDDESKPADDEPLSVKA, from the coding sequence ATGGTGGCCATCGGTATTTGGTCGCGCGGGCGGGTCAAGAACATCGCCGACTTCTTCACCGCCGGCGGCAAGATGCCGTGGTGGCTCTCGGGCATCTCGCACCACATGTCCGGCTACAGCGCCGTCATGTTCGTCGCGTTCGCCGCCGAGGCCTACCGGTTGGGCCTCACCGTCTACATCTGGTGGTCGCTGACCATCGGCATCGGCGTCGGCATCGGCGCGTTCCTGTTCGCGGGCCGGTGGAACCGGTTGCGCGCCAAGCACGGCGTCGCCTCACCGCTCGAATACCTGGCCCGCCGGTACAACGTGCCGACCCAGCAGCTCATGGCCTGGTGCGGCGCGGTCCTCAAGGTCGTCGACATCGCGGCCAAGTGGGCCGCCGTCTCGATCCTGCTGCGCGGCTTCGCGGGCGTGCCCATCGTGTGGGGCATCGTGCTGATCGGCGCCGTGACGATGGTCTACTCGGTGCTGGGCGGCCTTTGGGCCGACGCGCTCACCGACATGGGCCAGTTCGTCATCCAGGGCGCGGCGGGCATCGCGATGTTCGTCGCGGTCGCGGCGCACCTCGGCGGCATCAGCTTCACGTGGACGATCTGGGACAAGCTCCCCGAGTCGCACAGCGACCCGCTGTCCGGCCCGTACACGCTCACGTTCTTCATGGCGCTGTTCCTGATCAAGACGCTCGAGTACAACGGCGGCATGTGGAACCTGGCGCAGCGCTACATGGCCGCGCCCTCCGGCGCCGCCGCCAAGCGCTCCGCCCTGCTCTCCGCGGGACTGTGGCTCGTGTGGCCGCTGGTCCTGTTCTTCCCGATGTGGGCGGCGCCGCTGATCGTGCCCGGCATGGACGGCAACGCCGAGCAGGCCTACGTCGAGATGGGCAAGGCGATGCTCCCCGCGGGCATGATCGGCCTGGTGCTCGCCGGGTTCTTCTCGCACACCATGGCGATGGTGTCCTCGGACGCCAACGTGATCTCCGCCGTCATCACCAGGGACATGCTGCCCAAGCTGTGGAAGGGCATCACCCGGCTGAACGCGGACGCCCAGCTGAAACTGGCCAGGGTGACCACGTTCCTGTTCATCGGCTTCAGCATGGTCATCGCCATCACCTCGGGCGGCCAGGGCTTCGTCCTCAAGGTCGTCGTCGACCTGGTGGCCGCGACCATGGGCCCGATCGCGATCCCGCTGATGCTCGGCCTGCTGCCGTGGTTCCGGAAGTTCGGCCCGTCGGCCGCCATCGCCTCGGTCGTCGGCGGACTGGGCGTCTGGGCGTTCCTCTACATCGAGCAACTCCAGAAGGCCGCCTTCGTCACGAAGGGCGTCCTGGTGGCGACACCGCTCATCGTGTCGCTGATCCTCTACATCGGCTTCGGCCTGCTGAAGCCGGAACCGTCGGAGGACCGCGACCTCCTGCTGGAGTCCCTCAACAGCGACGACGAGTCCAAGCCCGCCGACGACGAACCGCTGTCGGTCAAGGCGTGA
- a CDS encoding TetR family transcriptional regulator, giving the protein MSEQVDGRRARGERRRQAILEATLRVIERDGVSGVSHRSVAREADVPTTSTTYYFASLDDLLIATLTWSADKLADDISGLIVKLVDAPDSGVGEITQRLADLVGVHRGRTMAEYELYLLAARRPELRPAARRWLDLITEAARPYNTDPVAFRGFLAALDGLLMQGLIADEPPSVADLEPVVSYLIRPQEHLDRLRGGTMGA; this is encoded by the coding sequence CTGAGCGAACAGGTGGACGGCAGACGGGCCAGGGGGGAACGCCGCAGGCAGGCGATCCTGGAGGCGACGCTGAGGGTGATCGAGCGCGACGGCGTGTCCGGCGTGAGCCACCGGTCGGTCGCCCGCGAGGCCGACGTGCCGACGACGTCCACCACCTACTACTTCGCCTCCCTCGACGACCTGCTGATCGCGACCCTGACGTGGTCGGCGGACAAGCTCGCCGACGACATCAGCGGGCTGATCGTCAAGCTGGTCGACGCGCCGGACAGCGGCGTCGGCGAGATCACCCAGCGGCTCGCCGACCTGGTGGGCGTGCATCGCGGCCGCACGATGGCCGAGTACGAGCTGTACCTGCTCGCCGCCCGCAGGCCGGAACTCCGGCCCGCCGCGCGCCGGTGGCTCGACCTCATCACGGAGGCCGCGCGGCCGTACAACACCGACCCGGTGGCCTTCCGCGGGTTCCTCGCCGCCCTCGACGGGCTGCTGATGCAGGGGCTGATCGCCGACGAGCCACCGAGCGTGGCGGATCTGGAACCGGTTGTGTCTTACCTGATACGTCCGCAGGAGCACCTGGATCGGCTCCGCGGCGGGACAATGGGGGCATGA
- a CDS encoding DUF4097 family beta strand repeat-containing protein, translating into MGKRIALLAVAAVATTLSLSACGVRLTQESSSDDYTVNDQITTVQIDNDGGDVKIRSVEGAGATTIKRTLKYSKSASKPSGPTHQVSGGALVLSGCGNGCEAYYDVAVPSKETTVKGELGSGDFEAQGVASVDVAVGSGKATVRGIATTVRLDNNSGDVNGTDIGGAFTGKIGSGNVVLSDVRGEAQIDNSSGDVRAEKVDGDVFAHASSGNVVVELAKPHNVKAESGSGDVTVTVPSAAYRVTVDADSGDKQVDVKNDPAGQFELNLSAGSGDLVLKAA; encoded by the coding sequence GTGGGTAAGCGAATCGCGTTGCTAGCCGTCGCGGCGGTGGCCACGACGTTGTCGCTGTCGGCCTGCGGCGTCAGGTTGACCCAGGAGAGCTCCTCCGACGACTACACGGTCAACGACCAGATCACGACGGTCCAGATCGACAACGACGGCGGTGACGTCAAGATCCGCTCCGTCGAGGGCGCGGGCGCCACCACCATCAAGCGGACGCTGAAGTACTCCAAGTCCGCGTCCAAGCCCAGCGGCCCGACGCACCAGGTGAGCGGTGGCGCGCTGGTGCTCAGCGGCTGCGGCAACGGCTGCGAGGCCTACTACGACGTCGCCGTCCCGTCCAAGGAGACGACCGTCAAGGGCGAGCTCGGGTCCGGTGACTTCGAGGCCCAGGGCGTCGCGAGCGTCGACGTCGCGGTCGGCTCCGGCAAGGCGACGGTGCGCGGCATCGCGACCACCGTGCGGCTGGACAACAACTCCGGCGACGTGAACGGCACCGACATCGGCGGCGCGTTCACGGGCAAGATCGGCTCGGGCAACGTCGTCCTGTCCGACGTCCGCGGCGAGGCGCAGATCGACAACTCCTCGGGCGACGTCCGCGCCGAGAAGGTCGACGGCGACGTCTTCGCGCACGCCAGCTCCGGCAACGTGGTGGTCGAGCTGGCCAAGCCGCACAACGTGAAGGCCGAATCCGGCAGCGGCGACGTGACGGTGACGGTGCCCAGCGCCGCCTACCGGGTGACCGTCGACGCGGACAGCGGCGACAAGCAGGTCGACGTGAAGAACGACCCCGCGGGCCAGTTCGAGCTGAACCTCTCGGCGGGCAGCGGCGACCTGGTGCTCAAGGCCGCCTGA
- a CDS encoding DUF6886 family protein: MRPGPGQVLHFSEDPTITRFTPHVAPTARQRTPYVWAVDGPRCPDYWFPRDCPRAMAWTTPTTTTDDATRLLGPGEVRLHAVEHHWLEVLRTARLYAYRLPASAFTLFGDDAHAHVATEPVEPLGPVEPVGDLLALHEEAGIQLRLLTTLWPLWDAITTSTLGFSGIRLGNARPRA, from the coding sequence TTGAGACCCGGACCGGGTCAGGTGCTGCACTTCTCCGAAGACCCCACCATCACCCGCTTCACCCCGCACGTGGCACCGACCGCGCGTCAGCGGACCCCGTACGTCTGGGCGGTGGACGGACCGAGGTGCCCCGACTACTGGTTCCCGCGGGACTGCCCCAGGGCCATGGCCTGGACGACACCGACGACCACCACCGACGACGCCACCCGCCTGCTGGGCCCCGGCGAGGTGCGCCTGCACGCCGTCGAACACCACTGGCTCGAAGTACTGCGCACCGCCCGCCTCTACGCCTACCGCCTACCGGCAAGCGCTTTCACACTGTTCGGCGACGACGCCCACGCCCACGTGGCCACCGAACCGGTGGAGCCCCTCGGCCCGGTGGAACCCGTGGGCGACCTCCTTGCGCTGCACGAGGAAGCGGGCATCCAACTCCGCCTGCTCACCACCCTGTGGCCGCTGTGGGACGCCATCACCACCAGCACCCTCGGGTTCAGCGGCATCCGCCTCGGCAACGCCCGCCCGCGCGCCTAG